The proteins below come from a single Streptomyces sp. MRC013 genomic window:
- a CDS encoding (5-formylfuran-3-yl)methyl phosphate synthase encodes MLLLISPDGVEEALDCVKAAEHLDIVDVKKPDEGSLGANFPWVIREIRDAVPADKPVSATVGDVPYKPGTVAQAALGAVVSGATYIKVGLYGCTTPDQGIEVMRAVVRAVKDHCPDALVVASGYADAHRIGCVNPLAVPDIAARSGADAAMLDTAVKDGTRLFDHVPPDVCAEFVRLAHASGRLAALAGSVTQADLGPLTRIGTDIVGVRGAVCEGGDRNAGRIRPHLVAAFRAEMDRHARERAVDVPSLH; translated from the coding sequence GTGTTGCTTCTCATTTCCCCGGACGGTGTCGAGGAGGCTCTGGATTGTGTGAAGGCGGCGGAGCATCTTGACATCGTCGATGTCAAGAAGCCTGATGAGGGTTCTTTGGGCGCGAACTTTCCCTGGGTCATCAGGGAGATCCGCGACGCGGTCCCGGCGGACAAGCCGGTGTCCGCGACTGTGGGGGATGTTCCGTACAAGCCGGGTACGGTGGCGCAGGCTGCGCTCGGCGCGGTCGTTTCGGGGGCTACGTACATCAAGGTCGGTCTTTATGGATGTACGACGCCTGATCAGGGCATCGAGGTCATGCGCGCGGTCGTCCGGGCGGTGAAGGATCACTGTCCGGACGCGCTCGTCGTCGCTTCGGGCTATGCCGACGCCCACCGGATCGGTTGCGTCAATCCGCTCGCCGTACCCGACATCGCCGCCCGCTCCGGCGCCGACGCGGCCATGCTCGACACCGCCGTCAAAGACGGGACGCGGTTGTTCGACCACGTTCCGCCGGATGTGTGTGCCGAGTTCGTCCGGCTGGCTCACGCGTCCGGTCGGCTCGCGGCCCTTGCGGGCAGTGTCACGCAGGCCGACCTCGGTCCGCTGACCCGCATCGGTACGGACATCGTGGGCGTACGGGGAGCGGTCTGTGAGGGTGGTGACCGCAATGCCGGAAGGATCCGGCCGCATCTGGTGGCCGCTTTCCGGGCGGAGATGGACCGGCACGCCCGAGAGCGCGCCGTCGACGTCCCCTCCCTTCACTGA
- a CDS encoding aldehyde dehydrogenase family protein, with protein MPTSGADRVSGYRAARFAVVDPATGEAFDEVPDQQPEELDAVVDRAHRAWRGWRADPVARSTALRVAADAVEVAGGDLARLLTQEQGKPLAESYAEVARTVARLRYFADLAPRTRRIVDGRPVRSEIRWRSLGPVAAIVPWNFPLQLAAAKFAPALAAGNTVVLKPSPFTPLATRLLGSVLAAVLPEDVLTVVTGREPLGARLASHPGIRHVTFTGSVSTGRAVAEAAAASLARVTLELGGNDAAVLLDDVDVDRIAERLFWAAFRNCGQVCMAVKRLYAPARLHAEVVEALAQRAKAVAVGPGLNPETRLGPVNNAPQLARIERVTQQALADGARAAAGGRRREGPGYFFAPTILTDVPPGSAVVTGEQFGPVLPVLPYRSLDEAVDAANSTGFGLGGSVWGSDLDRAEAVAERLECGTAWVNHHAELSLAQPFAGVKDSGVGVAGGPWGLYGNLRPFVVHRPQEA; from the coding sequence ATGCCGACCTCTGGGGCCGATCGCGTCTCCGGATATCGGGCCGCACGTTTCGCCGTGGTCGACCCGGCCACCGGGGAGGCTTTCGACGAGGTTCCCGATCAGCAGCCGGAGGAGTTAGACGCCGTGGTCGACCGGGCCCACCGGGCCTGGCGCGGTTGGCGGGCCGACCCCGTCGCACGCTCCACTGCGTTGCGCGTGGCGGCCGACGCAGTGGAGGTGGCCGGCGGTGACCTCGCCCGGTTGCTCACCCAGGAACAGGGCAAACCCCTGGCCGAGTCGTACGCGGAGGTCGCCCGTACGGTGGCCCGCCTACGCTACTTCGCGGATCTCGCGCCCAGAACCCGGCGGATCGTCGACGGCCGGCCGGTGCGCAGCGAGATCCGCTGGCGGTCGCTCGGGCCCGTCGCCGCGATCGTGCCGTGGAACTTTCCCCTCCAGCTCGCGGCGGCGAAGTTCGCGCCCGCGCTTGCGGCGGGTAACACCGTGGTCCTCAAACCCTCTCCGTTCACTCCTTTGGCCACCCGGCTGCTCGGTTCGGTTCTTGCCGCCGTCTTGCCCGAGGACGTCCTGACCGTGGTCACCGGCCGCGAGCCCCTCGGTGCCCGTCTCGCGTCCCATCCGGGCATCCGCCACGTCACCTTCACCGGTTCGGTGTCCACCGGGCGGGCCGTCGCCGAAGCGGCGGCCGCCTCGCTCGCCCGAGTCACTTTGGAGTTGGGTGGCAATGACGCTGCCGTCTTGCTGGACGACGTCGACGTGGACCGGATCGCGGAGCGGCTGTTCTGGGCGGCGTTTCGCAACTGCGGGCAGGTCTGCATGGCGGTCAAGCGCCTCTACGCCCCCGCCCGGTTGCATGCCGAGGTCGTCGAGGCCCTGGCCCAGCGCGCGAAGGCCGTCGCCGTGGGTCCCGGCTTGAACCCTGAGACCCGGCTGGGCCCGGTCAACAACGCCCCGCAGCTGGCCCGGATCGAGCGAGTCACACAGCAGGCTCTGGCGGACGGTGCCAGGGCGGCGGCCGGCGGCCGGCGGCGGGAGGGACCGGGTTACTTCTTCGCTCCCACGATTCTCACCGACGTGCCGCCCGGCAGTGCGGTGGTGACCGGGGAACAGTTCGGACCGGTTCTGCCGGTGCTGCCGTACCGGAGCCTCGACGAAGCCGTCGACGCGGCCAACAGCACCGGTTTTGGACTGGGTGGCTCCGTGTGGGGTAGCGATCTCGACCGGGCCGAGGCGGTGGCCGAGCGGCTTGAATGCGGCACGGCCTGGGTCAATCATCATGCTGAACTGTCTCTCGCCCAGCCCTTCGCGGGTGTCAAGGACAGCGGGGTCGGCGTCGCGGGCGGGCCGTGGGGGCTGTACGGCAACCTCCGGCCATTTGTCGTCCACCGCCCGCAGGAGGCGTGA